One window of the Brienomyrus brachyistius isolate T26 unplaced genomic scaffold, BBRACH_0.4 scaffold60, whole genome shotgun sequence genome contains the following:
- the LOC125725107 gene encoding kelch-like protein 10: MERDELNVREEDVVFHAILRWIEHDPATREAHISVLLPKVRMARMDPEYFMKIVKKNDLVKANAACRRIISDVMKVIYDLDDESPLSDFENPLIRPRLPSDVLLAVGGWNMGTTNCIDAYDTRADRWVDITQEEQSNLAGHGMVYHNGFVYCIGGFDGQHFINSVRRYDPITREWQQMAPMHWHRCNVSVVVLDGFIYAMGGHIVFRPLNKVERYNPVTNEWTQIEPMNERRSDASATTLNGKIYICGGHSGTESLSTVECFDPLTNEWSLITPMSTPRHSLGVTAYKGKIYAVGGINRSDHLQTMEVYDHTTNRWHAVAPMSTPRSEFGIAVVDDLLFVMGGHDGFRVTNKVECYDAGTGSWYRAQDMSRARKHFSCCVVPAHPRIIKYASPR, encoded by the exons ATGGAGCGGGATGAActgaatgtcagagaagaggatgtggtgtttcacgccatcctccggtggatcgagcacgatcctgccacccgagaggcccacatttcagttctgttgcccaag GTTcgcatggctcgtatggatccagaatatttcatgaagatcgtcaaaaaaaacgatctagtgaaggccaatgcggcgtgcaggcGAATTATCAGTGATGTCATGAAGGTCATCTATGATCTTGATGATGAAAGTCCACTCTCTGACTTTGAGAACCCGCTGATCCGCCCACGCTTGCCCTCTGACGTTTTGCTGGCTGTCGGTGGATGGAACATGGGCACTACTAACTGCATTGATGCGTATGACACacgggccgaccgctgggtggatatcacgcaggaggagcagagcaaCTTAGCTGGTCATGGCATGGTGTACCATAATGgatttgtgtactgcattggGGGGTTTGATGGCCAACACTTCATTAATTCCGTGCGCAGATATGACCCGATAACACGAGAATGGCAGCAGATGGCCCCCATGCACTGGCATCGCTGTAATGTTAGTGTGGTTGTGCTCGATGGGTTCATCTACGCCATGGGTGGCCATATTGTTTTCAGGCCCCTCAATAAAGTAGAGCGGTACAACCCAGTAACCAACGAATGGACCCAGATCGAGCCCATGAATGAGAGGAGAAgcgatgccagtgccaccaccctgaatggcaag ATATACATCTGTGGGGGCCACAGTGGAACAGAGAGCCTTTCTACAGTGGAGTGCTTTGACCCACTCACTAATGAATGGAGCTTGATCACTCCAATGAGCACTCCCCGTCACAGCCTTGGAGTCACGGCGTATAAAGGGAAgatctatgcg gtgggcggtatcaacaggtctgatcacctgcagaccatggaggtctatgaccataccacaaaccgctggcatgctgtggcccccatgtcTACACCACGCAGTGAatttggcatcgcagtggtggacgaccTCCTGTTTGTGATGGGCGGCCATGATGGGTTTAGGGTAACAAACAAGGTGGAGTGTTAtgatgcggggacaggcagctggtatcgtgcgcaggacatgagcagagccagaaaacacttcagctgctgcgtagtgcctgcgcacccccgcatcaTAAAATACGCTTCACCTCGTTAG